Within the Streptobacillus felis genome, the region TGATATACCTGAAATAACCGCTAAATGGAACTTAGATGAAACTCTACCAGCTTTTATATTAAAAGATGAGGATCAATTATTTGAATCAGTTAAGATATACTTAAATAAAGATGGGAATGCTGTAATTTGGTGTAATGAATTAACTAAAGAAGGGAAAATTGAAACATGTATAAAAAAAGAATTTAATGCCAAATCAATAGAAACGTTATATGAGTTTTTTAAACAATTTGAAAATTCAAATTTAAGTTCAAGTGAATCTGTTAATAAAGTAATTGAAGAATATCAAAATATAAAAAAAGAAGAAAAATGGAACAAAAAAGTTGAAAAGAATTTTGAAATGGAAATATAAATTTCACTATATATTTAATATAGAGTGAATGAAAGGAAAGAATATGAAATTAATAATAGCTGAAAAAGGAAGTTTAGCAAGAAATATTGCTGCTGCAATAGGTATAATCAAAAAAAATGATGGATATATAGAATGTAAAAATGATTATGTATTAACTAATTGCATAGGGCATTTATTAGAACTAAAGCAACCACGTGATTTTTCCGAAAATAAAGATAAAAAATGGAGAGAATATGATTTACCTTTTATTCCAAATAAATTTATATATCAAGTTAAAAATGATGCTGGAATAAAAAAACAATTAAATATAATAAAAGAATTAATGAAAAAATCTAGTCAAATAATTAATTGTGGAGATGCTGATCGTGAAGGACAAATAATAGTTGATACATTATTACAATATAATGTAAATAAAGTTCCAGTAAAAAGATTGTGGCTTCCAGAACAAACTGAAGAAACTATTAGAAAAGAACTTAATAATTTAAAAGATAATTCAAAATACTATAATTTACAACAAGAAGGATATGCTAGAGCATATATGGATTATTTATTAGGTCATAATTTAACTATAGTCTTAACTAATTTATCAGGTAAAATGTTAAATGCTGGAAGAGTATTAGTACCAATAGTTAAATATATTTATGATAGAGATAAAGAAATAAAAAATTTTGTAATTGAAAAATATTTTAGTATTGAAAATGAAAATGTTGTTAAGTTAATTTCCAAAAATAAATTTAATACAAAAAACGAAGCTATAGAATATGCAAGTTTAATGAATCAAAATAAAGCAAAAGTAATTAATATTGAAAATAAAGAAGTAAAGAAACAACCAAAAAAATTATTTTCATTATCTGATTTACAAAGTGAATTAAGTAAAAAATATAAAATAAATTTTGCAACAAGTTTAAAAATCATTCAAGAATTATATGAAAAAGGATATTTAACTTATCCTAGAACAAATACTGAATATTTATCAGAAAATGAAAAAGATAAGGTAAAAGATATAATAAAAGTATTAAACAATGATGATTTAGAATTTAAAGATAGTAAGAA harbors:
- a CDS encoding DNA topoisomerase, producing MKLIIAEKGSLARNIAAAIGIIKKNDGYIECKNDYVLTNCIGHLLELKQPRDFSENKDKKWREYDLPFIPNKFIYQVKNDAGIKKQLNIIKELMKKSSQIINCGDADREGQIIVDTLLQYNVNKVPVKRLWLPEQTEETIRKELNNLKDNSKYYNLQQEGYARAYMDYLLGHNLTIVLTNLSGKMLNAGRVLVPIVKYIYDRDKEIKNFVIEKYFSIENENVVKLISKNKFNTKNEAIEYASLMNQNKAKVINIENKEVKKQPKKLFSLSDLQSELSKKYKINFATSLKIIQELYEKGYLTYPRTNTEYLSENEKDKVKDIIKVLNNDDLEFKDSKKIFDDTKIESHSAITITTKIPKDLKVDEDKVYKTVYNRFLSNFTKEECIISETTMTIRVNDEEFKLKGSVIKQLGFMKYEPKEFKDKLPNLSLNEEFEVYFKEVEKETTPPSKVNEGELSKFLKNPFKKEEYQNEEEKYKDIFDGVEIGTEATRTGIIDKCVEIGYLTLDKGIFDITDLGILLIEKLIEHNINLFKEKSVEFSKLQKKIYKNELKLDELLSLIKDELIEIVNRTKNITPPKFENKKLLPGEVIEIKGKNGIMFKGIYEGEERFLFEKMKYYDNELKITKSIAVKLFNGRAVKFRLKYKDKEYDQELKLNLKGKYLNLVK